A window of Aliarcobacter trophiarum LMG 25534 contains these coding sequences:
- the lptB gene encoding LPS export ABC transporter ATP-binding protein, giving the protein MNNLRIVDIKKRIKKTEILHGISLEINSGEIVGLLGPNGAGKTTTFYTVCGLVKPTSGDVFFDDENITSLPLHKRALKGIGYLPQESSIFKDLSVEDNLLLAAEIVIKDKDEQNRRVEELLELLDIEPIRQRKGISLSGGERRRTEIARSLVSKPKFLLLDEPFAGVDPIAVKDIQDLINELTKIGIGVLITDHNVRETLQICHRAYVMKSGSLLASGTSEEIKNDINVKEHYLGEDFNF; this is encoded by the coding sequence ATGAATAATTTAAGAATTGTTGATATTAAAAAAAGAATTAAAAAGACTGAGATATTGCATGGAATCTCTTTAGAGATAAATTCAGGTGAAATAGTTGGACTTTTAGGACCAAATGGAGCTGGTAAAACTACAACTTTTTATACAGTTTGTGGTCTTGTAAAACCAACAAGTGGAGATGTTTTTTTTGATGATGAGAATATCACATCTTTGCCACTTCACAAAAGAGCTTTAAAAGGAATAGGCTATTTACCACAAGAGTCATCAATTTTTAAAGATTTAAGTGTAGAAGACAATCTTCTTTTAGCAGCTGAAATTGTAATAAAAGATAAGGATGAGCAAAATAGAAGAGTTGAAGAGCTATTAGAGCTTCTTGATATTGAGCCTATTCGTCAAAGAAAGGGAATCTCTCTTTCTGGTGGAGAGAGAAGAAGAACTGAAATAGCTAGGTCATTAGTGTCAAAACCTAAATTTTTACTATTAGATGAGCCTTTTGCTGGAGTTGATCCAATTGCTGTAAAAGATATTCAAGATTTAATAAATGAACTTACAAAGATAGGAATAGGGGTTTTAATTACGGATCATAATGTAAGAGAGACATTACAAATTTGTCATAGAGCTTATGTTATGAAAAGTGGAAGTTTACTTGCTAGTGGAACATCTGAAGAGATTAAAAATGATATAAATGTAAAAGAGCACTATTTAGGAGAAGATTTTAATTTTTAA